Proteins from a genomic interval of Quercus robur chromosome 9, dhQueRobu3.1, whole genome shotgun sequence:
- the LOC126699528 gene encoding 3-ketoacyl-CoA synthase 12-like, with amino-acid sequence MELLILLYALPIFYFLFMIGKRAYARGDQECYILDYQCYKPTIDRIIDTEFCYEIIKRTKELGLPELKFLLQATVSSGIGEKTYAPKIVFEGREQNPTVLDGVLEMEEFFHDSVAKLFAKTGIQPSEIDVLLVNVSMLTTVPSLAARLINHYKMRDDIKVYNLTGMGCSASLISVDVVRNIFKSNKNLNALVVTTESMAPNWYAGTDRSMLLANCLFRIGGCAILLTNKRALKHKAMFKLNCLLRTHHGARDESYNCCIQKEDEQGRLGFHLGKNLPKVGTVALVDHLKELAPKILPKSELLRFMVMFLVQKMSKTSSVAGGKTKPVINFKTGVDHFCLHAGGRAVIDGVKLSLGLNEYDIEPSRMTMHRFGNTSASSLWYVLGYMEAKKRLKKGDKVWMISLGAGFECNSGLWEVVRNLDLDDANPWKDCIEGYPPVTLVNPFMEKFGWINQEDPATFIRPE; translated from the coding sequence atggagCTTCTCATTTTACTCTATGCTCTCCCTATCTTCTATTTCTTGTTCATGATAGGGAAGCGGGCTTATGCAAGAGGAGACCAAGAATGTTACATTCTTGACTACCAGTGCTATAAGCCCACCATTGACAGAATAATAGACACTGAATTCTGTTATGAGATCATCAAGAGGACCAAGGAACTTGGTCTCCCAGAGTTGAAGTTCCTCCTACAAGCCACTGTGAGCTCCGGCATTGGTGAGAAAACCTATGCACCAAAAATCGTGTTTGAGGGCAGGGAACAGAATCCCACTGTTCTTGATGGCGTCTTAGAGATGGAAGAGTTTTTCCATGACAGTGTTGCAAAGCTCTTCGCTAAGACAGGCATTCAACCCTCAGAAATTGATGTGCTTCTGGTTAACGTGTCCATGCTCACCACGGTTCCTTCTTTAGCCGCTAGGCTTATCAACCATTACAAAATGAGAGATGACATCAAAGTCTATAATCTCACTGGGATGGGCTGCAGTGCTAGCCTTATCTCAGTTGATGTAGTCAGAAACATCTTTAAATCCAACAAGAACTTGAATGCTCTTGTTGTCACTACCGAGTCTATGGCTCCAAATTGGTATGCAGGTACTGATAGATCAATGTTGCTTGCCAATTGTTTGTTCCGGATCGGTGGGTGTGCTATCCTTTTGACTAACAAAAGGGCCTTAAAACACAAAGCCATGTTCAAATTAAATTGTCTACTTAGGACACACCATGGGGCTAGAGACGAGTCATATAATTGTTGCATTCAAAAAGAAGATGAGCAAGGGAGGTTAGGTTTTCACCTAGGCAAGAATCTCCCTAAAGTTGGTACAGTAGCTTTAGTTGATCATCTGAAAGAGCTAGCACCTAAGATTTTACCAAAGAGTGAGTTACTTAGGTTTATGGTCATGTTCCTTGTCCAAAAAATGAGTAAAACCTCTAGTGTAGCTGGTGGGAAAACAAAACCTGTAATCAACTTTAAGACTGGTGTTGATCATTTTTGCCTCCATGCGGGTGGAAGGGCTGTCATAGATGGGGTCAAATTGAGCTTGGGTCTTAATGAATATGATATAGAGCCTTCAAGGATGACCATGCACCGTTTTGGTAACACTTCAGCTTCTAGTCTTTGGTATGTTCTTGGGTACATGGAAGCCAAGAAAAGGCTCAAAAAGGGTGATAAAGTGTGGATGATAAGCTTGGGTGCTGGCTTTGAATGCAACAGTGGTTTGTGGGAGGTGGTGaggaatttggatttggatgatGCAAATCCATGGAAGGACTGCATTGAAGGGTACCCACCTGTGACCTTGGTCAACCCTTTCATGGAGAAGTTCGGTTGGATCAACCAGGAGGACCCAGCCACTTTCATACGCCCAGAGTAA